A single genomic interval of Lactuca sativa cultivar Salinas unplaced genomic scaffold, Lsat_Salinas_v11 Lsat_1_v11_unplaced_37, whole genome shotgun sequence harbors:
- the LOC128129541 gene encoding SAC3 family protein C has protein sequence MNSGNGSPSSSFSKSRHPHRHKFPSNATNQSKVSTFAQRVTPPPTTGSNYNASISDFNSSQEDAQQSSNFGVLVGTCPYMCPERERIQREKLRDLAVFERLNGNPGKSSPALAVKKFCRTISSKYVQASDMRPLAVLEDTLNYLLGLLDSKEHPFEVVHDFIFDRTRSIRQDLTMQNIVSKRVIYMYEGMVKFHVISHQKLWCSMGDPNIASLHHLNMEQLTKTLSSLFNLYEANRNSNNVHENEAEFHSLYVLLNLGSHSKPMGEPLSLWFSRVSTPILKSKEMQFARRVVRSFRLCNYIDFFRTAAAQASYLQYCIMEPYINEVRSLALSCINFSGYKLHPYPLFNLSKHLMIEESDLELLCHSCGLETCTDESGNKLLHTKQTTFSHPKGGFQKYSFLGLQDYGRQS, from the exons ATGAATAGTGGAAATGGAAGCCCTAGCTCTTCTTTTTCCAAATCACGGCATCCGCACCGCCACAAATTCCCATCAAATGCTACCAATCAATCCAAAGTTTCAACTTTTGCTCAAAGGGTCACTCCTCCTCCTACCACTGGTAGTAATTATAATGCTTCTATCTCTGATTTCAATAGCAGCCAAGAGGATGCACAACAATCTTccaattttggggttttagttgGAACTTGTCCTTATATGTGTCCAG AAAGAGAGAGGATCCAGCGTGAGAAACTTCGCGATTTGGCAGTTTTTGAGAGGCTAAATGGTAATCCTGGAAAATCATCCCCAGCTCTTGCAGTCAAGAAG TTTTGCAGAACTATATCCAGCAAATATGTTCAAGCATCTGATATGCGGCCTCTTGCTGTATTAGAAGATACTTTAAATTACCTTTTGGGCTTGCTGGATTCTAAGGAGCATCCATTTGAAGTAGTTCATGACTTCATCTTTGATAGGACAAGGTCTATACGTCAAGATCTTACTATGCAAAATATTGTAAGCAAGAGAGTTATCTACATGTATGAGGGAATG GTGAAATTTCATGTTATATCACATCAAAAGCTCTGGTGTTCTATGGGTGATCCAAACATTGCATCACTGCATCATCTTAACATGGAGCAGCTCACAAAAACATTGTCTTCTTTATTTAATCTGTACGAAGCAAATCGAAATTCAAATAATGTGCATGAGAATGAAGCTGAGTTCCATTCATTATATGTGCTTCTTAATCTTGGTTCTCACAGCAAACCAATG GGTGAACCGCTTTCTTTATGGTTTAGTCGTGTATCAACTCCGATATTGAAGTCAAAAGAAATGCAGTTTGCTAGGAGAGTCGTACG GTCTTTCCGACTCTGTAATTATATTGATTTCTTCCGTACTGCTGCAGCTCAGGCATCATATCTGCAGTACTGCATTATGGAGCCTTATATCAATGAA GTTCGTTCGCTGGCTTTATCTTGCATAAATTTCAGTGGCTACAAACTTCATCCATATCCTCTGTTCAACCTTTCAAAACACCTGATGATAGAG GAATCGGATTTGGAATTGTTATGCCATTCTTGCGGTCTTGAGACATGTACAGATGAATCTGGAAATAAGTTACTTCACACAAAGCAAACTACCTTCAGTCACCCCAAAGGTGGgttccaaaaatatagtttcttgGGCTTACAAGATTATGGAAGGCAGTCTTAG